Proteins encoded together in one Sulfitobacter pontiacus window:
- a CDS encoding MlaD family protein, which produces MSDTPPEVKVKSARKLFLSSASIVWIIPILALVAALGVAFNSYNSRGPVIFVEFDKGAGIKAGETELRYRDVTVGRVEEVGFTTGLGKVVASIRVDKNVAPFIDASASFWIVQPEVSAQGISGLGTVLSGVYIEGSWNDEVGDFAERFVGSDSPPLIRAGQSGLQIAFRTVGNGTLTDDAPILYRGIEVGRLGKAEIAPRGNFAIVEALIYEEHRNLINSSTRFWDSSGFSLSLGPGGAEIDFQSIATLIGGGVTFDTFVSGGDRVQDGTVFDIFPSKEDARSAVFNASEVEPLLINVIFDENVSGLAVGAPVELSGLNIGEVDSLAGIVDYDQFGDSRVRLNVTLAIQPARLGLPGDVSAESALAFLQDRVVNGLRARLASASLLTGGLKVELVVVEDAPSGRLVAAGENFPVMPTTKNETSDAAATVEGVFSRINNLPIEELLNSAIGLMNSLQAFVGSDELQQTPRDVRTLINEVTGLVSSDEVQNIPVSLNATLLRVETLVATLEEEQMAKRLLDAVDSVSEAATSFSTSTEGVPELVEEMQAVAAKASELELQQLVDELTALTRSADQVIGTPDAVALPGSLKNALDELNYTLQELREGGAVENVNRTLASARNAADNIAVSAQDLPQIVNRLSTLFTQAERTIEGYNKGDQISRTAQETMRDIQKAADALASLARTIERNPNSLLLGR; this is translated from the coding sequence ATGTCTGACACGCCACCCGAGGTTAAGGTTAAATCCGCGCGCAAACTGTTCCTGAGCAGCGCGTCGATCGTCTGGATCATCCCGATCCTGGCGTTGGTTGCGGCTTTGGGTGTTGCGTTCAACAGCTACAATTCCCGCGGTCCGGTGATTTTTGTCGAATTTGACAAAGGGGCCGGCATCAAGGCGGGCGAGACCGAATTGCGTTACCGTGACGTGACCGTTGGCCGGGTCGAGGAAGTCGGCTTTACCACCGGTCTGGGCAAGGTCGTCGCGTCGATCCGCGTGGACAAGAATGTGGCGCCCTTTATCGACGCAAGCGCGTCCTTCTGGATCGTCCAGCCCGAGGTTTCGGCGCAGGGGATCTCGGGGTTGGGGACGGTGCTAAGCGGCGTCTATATCGAGGGCAGCTGGAATGACGAAGTGGGCGATTTCGCCGAACGGTTCGTCGGGTCGGATTCGCCACCGCTGATCCGCGCCGGGCAATCCGGTCTGCAAATCGCCTTCCGCACCGTTGGCAACGGCACCCTGACCGATGATGCCCCGATCCTGTATCGTGGGATCGAGGTGGGCCGTTTGGGCAAGGCAGAGATCGCCCCACGCGGGAACTTTGCCATCGTAGAGGCGCTGATTTACGAAGAGCACCGCAACCTGATCAACAGCAGCACACGCTTCTGGGACAGCTCTGGTTTCAGCCTCTCCCTCGGGCCAGGTGGTGCCGAGATCGACTTTCAGTCCATTGCGACGCTTATCGGGGGCGGGGTGACGTTTGATACATTCGTTTCCGGCGGCGACCGCGTGCAAGACGGCACCGTATTCGACATTTTCCCAAGCAAGGAAGACGCTCGCAGCGCGGTTTTCAACGCCTCGGAAGTCGAGCCGCTGTTGATCAACGTGATCTTTGATGAAAACGTTTCCGGACTGGCCGTCGGCGCCCCTGTCGAGCTGAGCGGTCTGAACATCGGCGAGGTCGACTCCCTCGCCGGTATCGTGGATTACGACCAGTTTGGTGACAGCCGCGTGCGGTTGAACGTGACGCTGGCCATCCAGCCCGCGCGGCTTGGCCTGCCGGGTGATGTATCTGCCGAAAGCGCGCTGGCGTTCTTGCAGGACCGTGTTGTGAACGGTCTGCGCGCGCGGCTTGCCTCTGCTAGCCTGTTGACCGGTGGCCTGAAGGTTGAACTGGTGGTGGTCGAGGACGCGCCAAGCGGGCGTCTGGTGGCCGCGGGCGAAAACTTCCCTGTTATGCCGACGACCAAGAACGAAACATCAGATGCCGCTGCCACTGTCGAAGGTGTCTTTAGCCGCATCAACAACCTGCCCATCGAAGAGCTGTTGAACAGCGCCATCGGTCTGATGAATTCGCTACAGGCCTTTGTTGGCAGTGACGAGCTGCAACAGACCCCGCGCGATGTCCGCACGTTGATCAACGAGGTCACGGGGCTGGTATCGTCGGATGAGGTGCAGAATATCCCCGTATCGCTGAACGCCACGCTGCTGCGTGTCGAGACGCTGGTCGCGACACTCGAGGAAGAGCAGATGGCGAAACGTCTGCTGGATGCGGTCGACTCCGTCTCGGAGGCCGCCACCTCCTTCAGCACCTCGACCGAGGGCGTGCCCGAACTGGTCGAAGAGATGCAGGCCGTCGCCGCCAAGGCAAGCGAGCTGGAACTGCAACAGCTGGTGGACGAGTTGACCGCGCTGACCCGCTCTGCCGATCAGGTGATTGGTACACCGGACGCCGTGGCGCTGCCCGGATCGCTGAAAAACGCGTTGGACGAGCTGAACTATACGCTGCAGGAACTGCGCGAAGGCGGCGCGGTCGAGAACGTGAACCGGACGCTGGCATCAGCGCGTAACGCGGCGGATAACATCGCGGTGTCGGCACAAGACCTGCCACAGATCGTGAACCGTCTGTCGACCCTGTTCACGCAGGCAGAGCGTACAATTGAAGGGTACAACAAGGGTGATCAGATCAGCCGTACCGCACAAGAAACCATGCGTGATATCCAAAAAGCAGCCGATGCGCTTGCATCCTTGGCGCGCACCATTGAACGTAACCCCAATTCATTGTTGCTGGGACGGTAA
- a CDS encoding paraquat-inducible protein A translates to MGLVACTRCTRAWPIGTPVCQRCGHKMLSRDFGSMQRVWAFWVVGLMCYIPANMYPMLKTRTLFQVDESTIVGGAVELAHHGSYGIAFIILLASVAIPLAKFWAIAYLAVSVKTRNAAAHRSRHVMYEIVEYIGRWSMIDIFVVAILSSLVQLKTLATINPGPASMFFALSVIFTMLSAQAFDSRLIWDTNAFDGDPDQHV, encoded by the coding sequence ATGGGGTTGGTGGCCTGCACACGGTGTACCCGTGCGTGGCCTATCGGCACGCCTGTCTGCCAACGCTGCGGCCACAAGATGCTGTCGCGTGACTTTGGCAGTATGCAGCGGGTCTGGGCGTTCTGGGTCGTGGGGCTGATGTGCTATATCCCCGCCAATATGTACCCGATGCTGAAAACGCGGACCCTGTTTCAGGTGGATGAAAGCACCATCGTCGGCGGTGCGGTCGAACTGGCGCATCACGGCTCTTACGGTATTGCCTTTATCATCCTGCTCGCGTCGGTCGCGATCCCGCTGGCCAAGTTCTGGGCAATCGCCTATCTGGCGGTCAGCGTTAAGACGCGTAATGCCGCGGCACATCGGTCGCGCCATGTGATGTATGAAATTGTAGAGTATATCGGCCGCTGGTCTATGATCGATATCTTTGTGGTTGCGATCCTCTCGTCGCTGGTGCAACTCAAAACCCTTGCGACCATTAACCCCGGCCCTGCGAGCATGTTTTTCGCCTTGTCGGTCATTTTTACCATGCTTTCTGCACAGGCCTTCGACTCCAGACTGATCTGGGACACGAATGCTTTCGATGGGGACCCCGATCAACATGTCTGA
- a CDS encoding paraquat-inducible protein A: MKDTVDPAPSVNLEEIIVCPQCDAVYHLKVPKVGEKAVCERCHTVLIEPRKKAGLKIIAIAIATFVLILGATFFPFLDIDAAGNKNSVSVMDAALAFSSGPLLLLSLATAALIMLVPLARVMLTLYVLVPIVLDLPPARHAMQAFRLSQALQPWSMAEIFALGCAVALVKIADLATVGFGPAFWMFCGLVVLIVAQDKFMCKWSVWNSLENPKKS; encoded by the coding sequence ATGAAAGACACCGTCGACCCTGCACCATCCGTCAATCTGGAGGAGATCATCGTCTGCCCCCAATGCGACGCCGTGTATCACCTCAAGGTGCCCAAGGTCGGCGAGAAGGCGGTGTGCGAACGGTGCCATACCGTGTTGATCGAACCGCGCAAAAAAGCGGGGCTGAAGATCATTGCCATCGCCATTGCCACCTTTGTTCTGATCCTTGGCGCGACGTTCTTTCCGTTTCTGGATATTGATGCGGCGGGCAACAAGAACTCTGTCTCTGTGATGGACGCGGCGCTGGCGTTTTCCAGCGGGCCACTTTTGCTGCTGTCGCTGGCGACGGCTGCCTTGATCATGCTGGTGCCCTTGGCGCGGGTGATGCTGACGCTCTATGTGCTGGTGCCCATCGTGCTGGACCTGCCGCCCGCACGCCACGCAATGCAGGCGTTCCGCCTGTCGCAAGCGTTGCAACCGTGGTCGATGGCCGAGATTTTCGCGCTTGGCTGTGCCGTGGCGCTGGTGAAGATTGCCGATCTGGCAACTGTGGGGTTTGGGCCAGCTTTCTGGATGTTTTGTGGTTTGGTTGTTCTGATTGTGGCGCAGGACAAATTCATGTGTAAATGGTCGGTATGGAATTCGCTGGAAAATCCCAAGAAATCCTAA